The proteins below are encoded in one region of Rhododendron vialii isolate Sample 1 chromosome 7a, ASM3025357v1:
- the LOC131332720 gene encoding uncharacterized protein LOC131332720 — protein sequence MPPKRGSIRRARNVGRGRGRGRGRGPHTRDKASEHVESHPRDNANENRNEETPKARNQFALDLAAAIAASLNQTNRANTGDRVMNAMREFRRMDPPKFTGGDSNPLAANHWLIEMRKTFTSLAIDEDDTKIRIIGMQFTEKAGEWWEATLGARRDAWRAARVRANTPNAVDVDNMTWNEFEELFENQYFPETCREMLRDQFENLKQGQMTVSKYAVKFQSLSRFAQEFIPNEERKCRSFKKRLNSSIQVHVAASRYNRYQDLVESARAVEGNRDGPKGAKVWEPRQPALSLGLSSGTTGSSEKKRSRDSFQPVPSQSFKAPSALRFREDASRTSGTCHKCGQPGHMRAQCPVGACFTCGQKGHIAKNCLQGSEARTESSFVQQSGFRPGFSQQQGGPQRSQQSQFRQPSGSKGYRVDRGASASAPGQSSVQRGGASQITQGRAFVITTAFPQPSTSQAPETSVVRGTFLLFNSFAKVLFDSRTSHSFIASSFVHTLELETDERSPPLFVETPLGGKAPLNRICRDCELVILDLRFVFDFIVLGMSGFDLILGMDWLSTYYVTIDCFKRQVRVCPPEGECFEFYGDRQEPVEPYMCGPSDQEYVHCLLVSLKLDEDLSTRGELPLIVCDFSDVFSEELPGLPPEREVEFAIDLVPGTSLISMPPYRFAPAELRELKVQLQELQDLGFIRPSTSSWGAPALFAQKRDGSLRLCIDYRKLNRATIKNKYPMPRIDDLFDQLRGATCFSKIDSRSGYHQLRVRKEDIPKTAFRTRYGHYKIVVMPFGLTNAPTTFMDLMNRIFRAYLDQFVVVFVDDILIYSPSQEKHQSHLAIVLELLRGHCLYAKLSKCEFWLSKVKFLSHVVSQGGVSVDPGKIKSVINWERPKNVFEICSFLGLAGYYRRFVQDFSRLAAPMTRLTCKGTRFVWDDACEKAFEELKQCLTSAPLLIVPEWEVGYSVYLMLRKKGLGAC from the coding sequence ATGCCGCCTAAACGAGGATCAATTAGAAGGGCTAGGAATGTAGGCCGAGGCAGGGGCCGTGGCCGTGGTCGTGGGCCACACACTAGGGATAAAGCGAGTGAGCACGTGGAGAGCCACCCGCGGGACAATGCAAATGAGAATAGGAATGAAGAAACACCGAAAGCGCGAAACCAATTTGCCTTGGACCTTGCCGCGGCCATTGCCGCATCCTTAAATCAAACCAATAGGGCTAACACGGGCGATAGGGTGATGAATGCCATGAGGGAATTCCGTCGTATGGATCCACCGAAGTTCACAGGTGGGGATAGTAATCCTCTTGCGGCTAATCATTGGTTGATCGAGATGCGAAAGACTTTCACCTCGCTAGCTATCGATGAGGATGACACAAAAATTCGTATCATAGGTATGCAATTTACCGAAAAAGCGGGTGAGTGGTGGGAAGCGACTCTTGGGGCTAGGAGAGACGCGTGGAGAGCGGCTAGGGTGAGGGCTAACACTCCAAATGCAGTGGATGTAGATAATATGACATGGAATGAATTTGAAGAGTTGTTTGAGAATCAATACTTTCCCGAGACTTGTCGTGAGATGCTTCGAGATCAGTTTGAGAATCTTAAGCAAGGCCAAATGACTGTTTCTAAGTATGCCGTCAAATTCCAATCTTTGTCTCGTTTTGCGCAAGAGTTTATCCCAAATGAAGAGCGAAAATGTAGGAGTTTTAAGAAGAGGTTAAATTCGAGTATCCAGGTACATGTGGCAGCTTCGCGGTACAATCGGTACCAAGACTTGGTGGAGAGTGCTAGAGCTGTGGAAGGGAATCGAGATGGACCTAAGGGTGCGAAAGTATGGGAACCTAGGCAACCGGCCTTGAGTTTGGGATTATCATCGGGTACTACAGGGAGCTCTGAAAAGAAAAGGTCTAGAGATTCATTTCAGCCCGTTCCGAGTCAGAGTTTCAAGGCACCTTCAGCTTTGAGGTTTCGGGAAGATGCATCGAGAACTTCTGGTACTTGTCACAAGTGTGGTCAGCCGGGTCATATGCGAGCTCAGTGTCCGGTGGGAGCTTGTTTCACTTGCGGCCAAAAGGGCCATATTGCTAAGAATTGTCTACAGGGTAGTGAGGCGCGGACTGAGTCGAGTTTCGTGCAGCAATCAGGGTTTCGACCGGGTTTTAGTCAGCAGCAGGGGGGTCCACAGCGGTCACAACAGTCTCAGTTTCGTCAGCCTTCTGGTAGTAAGGGTTATCGTGTCGACCGGGgtgcttctgcttctgctccggGTCAGAGTTCTGTTCAGAGGGGTGGTGCTAGTCAGATTACTCAGGGGAGAGCTTTCGTTATCACTACTGCTTTTCCACAGCCTTCTACTTCTCAGGCCCCAGAGACTTccgttgtgaggggtacattctTATTGTTCAATTCTTTTGCTAAAGTTCTATTTGATTCTAGGACATCTCATTCATTTATTGCTTCATCATTTGTTCATACATTGGAATTGGAAACTGATGAACGTAGTCCTCCATTATTTGTTGAGACACCATTAGGAGGCAAAGCACCCTTGAATCGTATTTGTCGTGATTGTGAGTTGGTTATCCTTGACCTTCGGTTTGTCTTTGACTTCATAGTGTTGGGAATGTCTGGTTTTGATTTGATCTTGGGTATGGATTGGTTGTCGACGTATTATGTGACTATAGATTGTTTCAAGCGACAAGTGCGAGTTTGTCCACCCGAAGGGGAATGTTTTGAATTCTATGGGGATCGTCAAGAACCGGTAGAACCATACATGTGTGGGCCGAGTGATCAAGAGTACGTGCATTGTTTGTTGGTTAGTTTGAAACTAGATGAGGATTTGTCCACGCGTGGAGAGTTACCTCTTATTGTTTGTGATTTTTCGGATGTGTTCTCGGAAGAGTTGCCCGGTTTACCTCCAGAAAGAGAAGTCGAATTTGCTATTGATCTTGTTCCCGGTACTTCCCTCATTTCTATGCCTCCTTATCGTTTTGCTCCGGCCGAACTTCGTGAATTGAAAGTCCAACTCCAAGAATTGCAAGACTTGGGATTCATTCGACCTAGTACTTCATCTTGGGGAGCTCCGGCTCTCtttgctcaaaaaagagatGGTTCTCTTCGTTTGTGCATTGATTATCGAAAACTCAATCGTGCCACTATCAAGAACAAATACcccatgcctagaatcgatgatttgtttgatcaactgcGAGGTGCCACTTGTTTCTCTAAAATTGATTCGAGGTCCGGTTATCATCAGTTGAGGGTTCGAAAGGAAGATATTCCCAAAACCGCTTTTCGtactcgttatggccattaCAAAATTGTCGTGATGCCATTCGGTTTGACAAATGCTCCCACTACTttcatggacttgatgaatCGTATTTTTCGGGCCTATCTTGAtcaatttgttgtggtttttgTTGATGACATCCTTATCTACTCACCTTCGCAAGAAAAACATCAATCTCATCTCGCcattgttcttgaactcttgagaggaCACTGTTTGTATGCGAAACTTAGTAAGTGCGAGTTTTGGTTGTCCAAAGtgaagtttttgagccatgtaGTATCGCAAGGGGGTGTGTCCGTCGATCCGGGGAAGATCAAATCCGTTATAAATTGGGAGCGACCGAAGAATGTATTTGAGATTTGTAGTTTCTTGGGCTTGGCCGGGTATTATCGTCGATTTGTGCAAGACTTTTCACGTTTGGCGGCACCAATGACTAGATTGACATGTAAGGGGACACGTTTTGTTTGGGACGACGCATGTGAGAAAGCATTTGAGGAGTTAAAACAATGCTTGACTAGTGCTCCGTTGTTGATTGTGCCCGAATGGGAAGTTGGTTATTCTGTATATTTAATGCTTCGAAAGAAGGGTTTGGGTGCGTGTTGA